GGCCGTCGATGGTCGCGGTGCCGGTCACCACGCCGTCGGCGGGCAGCCCGTCGGCCATCGCGTTGGCGTAGAGCCCGTCCTCGACGAAGGAGCCCTCGTCGACCAGGTAGGCGACGCGCTCGCGGGCGAAGAGCTTCCCCTTGGCGGCGTTGGCCGCGTGGTACTTGTCCGCACCGCCGGCACGGGCGCGCTTGCGTAGCTGCTCCAGAGCCTCACCGTCGAGCGTCACGCCGACTCCTCACCACCCACCGACCTGAACGATCGTTAGGCTACCTCACCCCCGCCCCCTCCGGCGAGCCCGGCGGGGGCGGGGACCGGAGGTCAGCAGGGGCGGGGGGTCAGGCGGGTGCGGGGGCCGGCGCGGAGGACGCCGGACGGGAGCTTCTTGCCGACCAGGCGCTCGGCCAACTCCGCCGCCTCGATCAGCGCGTCCAGGTCGATGCCGGTGTCCACGCCCATGTCGTGCAGCATGTGCACCGCCTCCTCGGTGGCCAGGTTGCCGCTGGCCCCCGGCGCGTAGGGGCAGCCACCCAGTCCACCGACGCTTGCGTCGAACTCGGTGATCCCCAGCTCCATCGCGGTGAGCATGTTGGCCAGGGCGGTACCCCGGGTGTTGTGGAAGTGCAGCAGCACCGGGACGTGCGCGTTGCGGTCGCGTACCGCGGTCACCAGCTCGCGGACCCGGCGGGGCGTACCCATGCCCGTGGTGTCGCCGAAGGCCACCCGGTCCGCGCCGTCCCGGACCACCCGGTCCACGATGCCGGCCACCCGCTCCGGGGCCACGTCCCCCTCGTACGGGCAGCCGAAGCTGGTCGCCACGATCACCTCGGCGGTCGCGCCCGCGCCGTGCAGCAGGTCGATCAGCTCGGCGATGTCGTCGAGCGACTCCTCGGTCGACCGGTTGACGTTGCGCCGGTTGTGCGTGTCGCTCGCCGACACCACCACCTCGATCTCGGTGAAGCCGGCGTCGAGCGCCCGCCGCGCGCCCCGGGTGTTCGGCACCAACGCCGAGTAGCGCACCCCGTCGACCCGCTCCGCCCGCTGCCACACCTCGTCCGCGTCGGCCATCTGCGGGATCGCCTTCGGGTGGACGAAGGAGACGGCCTCGATCCGCCGTACCCCGGTCCGGGACAGCGCGTCGAGCAGCCGCACCTTGGCGTCGGTTCCGATGGGCTCCTCGTTCTGGAGCCCGTCCCGGGGCCCGACCTCACGGATGGAGACGGCGTCCGGCAGTTGCGTCATAAGGGGTCACCTCACTGTGACGTTGCGCGTGATCGGGGCAGACCGCGCCGCCGACTCATCCCAAGGGAATCAGAACCGAGCGCCGAAGCGCCAGCGCCCTCCGCCAAGGCAGAAGGCCGTGAACAAGGCCCAGGCCCGCATCCGTGCCTGCGCTGAATCACGCGACGTCCGTGTATTACGTCGTGTTACGGTCGTGGGGTGCCGGAGCGCGAGTACGTGTGGACCGACGAGGGCCTGGACAACGCCCGCAGCAACGGCGTCGGCGTGGACGAGACGACCCAAGCGTTGTACGCCCCTCAGGGCCTGCGCTACGAGCGCGCCCTCGGGGACCTGCTACTCATCGTCATGGGCATGGCCGACAGCGGTCGAGTCATCGCCGCGCTGTGCGACCGCATCGGCGCCACCCAAACGTACAAGATCATCGGGGCCCGCGCCCTTAAGGGCACAGACCTCGACGAGTGGAGGAGGCGAATCCTGTGACCGAGCCGGACTTCGACCGGATGACCAAAGATGAGGTCGTCGCATGGTTCCGGACCACCGACAGCCTGGCACCGGTCATCAGGTCAATGACCGAAGCACCAGCATCCCCAACCGCACCCGGGGCAGCACCCATGATGCTGGTCAGCATCCGGCTACCCGTTCCGCTCGTGGACCAACTCGACCGCCTCGCCGACCAGACCGAAGCCCGCCGCTCCGACATCATCCGCGACGCCCTGACCAGATACATCACCGCCCGCACCGCACCCGTCAGTCAGGACGAAGCCGAACACGCCCTCGACGTTCTCCGTCGCATCGTCACCATCCGCACCACCGAGGGCCGAGCGGAGGCGGCATAGACCGCCCGCCCGGCCTCCCGACTCAGCGCATCCGGCCGACGATGCCGGTGTCGTAGTCGCCGGAGCGGAACTCCGGATTCTCCAGCAGCTCGGCGAAGAACGGCAGGTTGCACTTCGGGCCGGCGATCTCGAACCGGGCGACCGCCGCCCGCGCCCGTTCGATCGCCTCCTCCCGGGTGGCGCCGCTGACGATCAGCTTGGCCAGCAGGCTGTCGTAGAACGGCGTGACCGTGTTGCCCTCGACGTAGCCGGAATCCACCCGGACGCCCTCGCCGGACGGTTCCACCCAGGTCCGGATCGCGCCCGGGCCGGGCAGGAACCGCTTCGGGTCCTCGGCGTTGATCCGCAGCTCGATGGCGTGCCCGCGCGGGGTGAGCGCGTCCGGGTCGAAGGTGGGCGCCAGGCCGGCGGCCACCCGCAACTGCTCCTCGACCAGGTCGACGCCGTAGACGTACTCGGTGACCGGGTGCTCGACCTGGAGCCGGGTGTTCATCTCCAGGAAGAAGAACTCCTGCGTGGCCGGATCGAGGAGACACTCGACGGTGCCCGCGTTGCGGTAGCCCACCGCCTCGCCGGCCCGGACCGCCGCCGCCAGGAAGCGGGATCGCAACTCCGGGGAGACCGCCGGAGACGGGGACTCCTCGACCAGCTTCTGGTTGCGCCGCTGCACCGAGCACTCCCGCTCGCCGAGCGCCACCACCCGGCCGTCGGCCAGGCCGAGGATCTGCACCTCGACGTGGCGTACCCGGGGGAAGTAACGCTCGATCAGCACCGAGCCGTCGCCGAACATCCGCTCCGCGAACGCGCGGACCTTGTCGTACTCGGTGCGCAGCGCGGTCTCGTCGGTGGCCACGCCCATCCCCATGCCGCCGCCGCCCGCCGCGGCCTTGACCATCACCGGGTAGCCGATCTCCGCGGCGGCGGTGACGGCCGCGTCCAGGTCGGCCGCCGGCTCGGTGGTGCCGGGTGCGACCGGGACGCCGGCCGCCGCCATCAGGTTCCTGGCGTTGATCTTGTCGCCCATCGCGCTTATCGCGTCCGCGCCGGGTCCGACCCAGATCAGGCCGGACTCCTCGACGGTACGGGCGAAGTCGGCGTTCTCCGACAGGAAGCCGTACCCGGGGTGGATCGCCTGCGCGCCGGTGCTCCGGGCGGCGGCGAGGATCGCCTCGACGTTGCGGTAGCTCTGCGCCGGGTTGGCTGGGCCGACGCAGACCGCCTCGTCGGCCTCGGTCACGAACGGCAGGTCGGCGTCGGCCTCCGAGTGCACCGCGATCGCCCGCACCCCTAACCGCCGAGCGGTGCGGATCACCCGTCGGGCGATCTCCCCACGGTTGGCCACGAGCAGCGCATCAAACATGTTCGGCAAGGAAGGGCCCCTTCTTAACGCCTGAGGTATAGCCGGGGCCCCTTCTTAACATGCGTTAAGGCGTACGCGGCGTGTCAGGTGGGGTCGGTGGGTGCCAGCAGGGCCGCCAGGGCGGCGCCGCGCAGCAGCTCCGCCCGGCGCCGTCGGTCCACCTCGCCGCCGA
The genomic region above belongs to Micromonospora sp. WMMD1128 and contains:
- a CDS encoding hydroxymethylglutaryl-CoA lyase — encoded protein: MTQLPDAVSIREVGPRDGLQNEEPIGTDAKVRLLDALSRTGVRRIEAVSFVHPKAIPQMADADEVWQRAERVDGVRYSALVPNTRGARRALDAGFTEIEVVVSASDTHNRRNVNRSTEESLDDIAELIDLLHGAGATAEVIVATSFGCPYEGDVAPERVAGIVDRVVRDGADRVAFGDTTGMGTPRRVRELVTAVRDRNAHVPVLLHFHNTRGTALANMLTAMELGITEFDASVGGLGGCPYAPGASGNLATEEAVHMLHDMGVDTGIDLDALIEAAELAERLVGKKLPSGVLRAGPRTRLTPRPC
- a CDS encoding ribbon-helix-helix domain-containing protein, whose product is MTEPDFDRMTKDEVVAWFRTTDSLAPVIRSMTEAPASPTAPGAAPMMLVSIRLPVPLVDQLDRLADQTEARRSDIIRDALTRYITARTAPVSQDEAEHALDVLRRIVTIRTTEGRAEAA
- a CDS encoding biotin carboxylase N-terminal domain-containing protein; this translates as MFDALLVANRGEIARRVIRTARRLGVRAIAVHSEADADLPFVTEADEAVCVGPANPAQSYRNVEAILAAARSTGAQAIHPGYGFLSENADFARTVEESGLIWVGPGADAISAMGDKINARNLMAAAGVPVAPGTTEPAADLDAAVTAAAEIGYPVMVKAAAGGGGMGMGVATDETALRTEYDKVRAFAERMFGDGSVLIERYFPRVRHVEVQILGLADGRVVALGERECSVQRRNQKLVEESPSPAVSPELRSRFLAAAVRAGEAVGYRNAGTVECLLDPATQEFFFLEMNTRLQVEHPVTEYVYGVDLVEEQLRVAAGLAPTFDPDALTPRGHAIELRINAEDPKRFLPGPGAIRTWVEPSGEGVRVDSGYVEGNTVTPFYDSLLAKLIVSGATREEAIERARAAVARFEIAGPKCNLPFFAELLENPEFRSGDYDTGIVGRMR